In one window of Opitutus sp. GAS368 DNA:
- a CDS encoding substrate-binding domain-containing protein, whose translation MKNTDPVSRFPLSQGGTRPPDAFAPASILQRVRPPRSTFAWGFLCVLLPAAAFATGNAGAPEVAFVDALPLYAPATKVSGTIRLWGHGSPKHDFMGRIMDAWIAGFAKYQPDVKFENHMYGTASAIGALYTGAGNLAILGEEISPATAAAFEREKHYAPTGIQIATGSLDVNYFDYAHMVFVRKDNPIKGLTLAQLDAVFGAEHRRGPRNIRTWGELGLTGEWADRRIQPYGWQVDVDFALFFREAVLENSHRWNTDLKEFVHVLRPDGTQYDHGQQILDTLAKNPAGIAISNVRYANPEVRALPLARNAGEPFYEPTKENLIAQTYPLGRIIPAFIDVPPGGRADPAVREFLRYLLSREGQQAVVRESDYLPLGADAIKRQLEKLP comes from the coding sequence ATGAAGAACACGGACCCTGTTTCCCGATTTCCCCTGAGCCAGGGTGGAACGCGGCCTCCGGACGCGTTTGCTCCTGCCAGCATCCTGCAACGCGTCCGGCCGCCGCGTTCCACCTTCGCTTGGGGGTTTCTCTGCGTGCTGTTGCCGGCCGCGGCGTTCGCGACCGGCAATGCCGGCGCCCCCGAGGTGGCGTTCGTGGACGCGTTGCCGCTTTATGCCCCGGCCACGAAGGTTTCCGGCACGATCCGGCTCTGGGGCCACGGCAGCCCGAAGCACGACTTCATGGGCCGGATCATGGACGCATGGATCGCGGGCTTTGCGAAATACCAGCCGGACGTGAAATTCGAGAACCACATGTATGGCACGGCCTCGGCGATCGGCGCGCTCTACACCGGGGCGGGGAACCTCGCGATCCTCGGCGAGGAGATCAGCCCGGCCACCGCCGCGGCGTTCGAACGCGAGAAACACTACGCGCCCACGGGCATCCAGATCGCCACCGGCAGCCTGGACGTGAACTACTTCGACTATGCGCACATGGTTTTTGTCCGGAAGGACAACCCGATCAAGGGGCTGACGCTGGCGCAGCTCGACGCCGTCTTCGGGGCCGAGCACCGTCGCGGCCCGCGCAACATCCGCACCTGGGGCGAACTCGGCCTGACGGGGGAGTGGGCGGACCGCCGCATCCAGCCCTACGGCTGGCAGGTTGACGTGGACTTCGCGCTTTTCTTCCGCGAGGCCGTGCTGGAGAACAGCCACCGCTGGAACACCGACCTGAAGGAGTTCGTGCACGTCCTCCGGCCCGATGGCACCCAATACGACCACGGCCAGCAGATCCTCGACACGCTGGCGAAAAATCCCGCCGGCATCGCCATCTCAAACGTGCGCTACGCGAACCCGGAAGTGCGGGCGCTGCCGCTGGCGCGCAACGCGGGCGAGCCCTTCTACGAGCCGACCAAGGAGAACCTGATCGCGCAGACTTATCCGCTGGGGCGGATCATCCCGGCCTTCATCGACGTGCCGCCCGGCGGGCGCGCCGATCCGGCGGTGCGGGAGTTTCTCCGCTACCTCCTCAGCCGCGAAGGCCAGCAGGCGGTGGTGCGCGAGAGCGATTACCTGCCGCTCGGCGCCGACGCGATCAAACGGCAACTGGAGAAACTGCCATGA
- a CDS encoding substrate-binding domain-containing protein, translated as MKLHHVILLLGLCAPVLSRADETAPSPEVHRDALDVQNARAARGATQRDKQFYTRTWDLGALPDYVPEQKVAGVIRLRGNDAINRGHLFQYLVEGFRKFQPDVTLDIDLKSSAVAIPALVCGVADIGIGRHIQFMELLGFQRTFNHDPLELVPLNGAYDTLGWNPAWVVVVNKNNPITGLTVKQLDGILGAERNGGWVGTTWHPEFARGPEGNIRTWGQLGLTGEWADKPIHVRIMSLQYDPTNTLCRLLLKGSDKWNETLTQYCQYVRPDGKLGIGAQDLVDDTGRDPYSIGVSNLAFLTPETKALPLAVADAGPYIAPTIENVQDRSYYLHSNNYFYINREPGKPVDPKVREFIRYILSRQGQEAVVRDGKLLPLPADAVREQLKKLE; from the coding sequence ATGAAACTCCACCACGTCATCCTGCTGCTGGGTCTCTGCGCCCCGGTCCTGTCTCGGGCGGACGAGACGGCGCCGTCGCCCGAGGTGCACCGCGACGCCCTGGACGTCCAGAACGCCCGGGCCGCTCGCGGCGCCACGCAGCGCGACAAGCAGTTCTATACCCGGACCTGGGACCTCGGCGCGTTGCCGGACTATGTGCCGGAACAGAAGGTGGCCGGCGTGATCCGGCTCCGCGGCAACGACGCCATCAACCGCGGGCACCTGTTCCAATACTTGGTGGAGGGTTTCCGGAAATTCCAGCCGGATGTCACCCTGGACATCGATCTGAAGTCGTCGGCCGTGGCGATTCCCGCGCTGGTGTGCGGCGTCGCCGACATCGGTATCGGCCGGCACATCCAGTTCATGGAGCTGCTGGGCTTCCAGCGGACCTTCAACCATGACCCGCTGGAGCTGGTGCCGCTCAACGGCGCCTACGACACGCTCGGCTGGAATCCCGCCTGGGTCGTGGTTGTGAACAAAAACAACCCGATCACCGGCCTCACCGTGAAGCAGCTCGACGGCATCCTCGGCGCCGAGCGCAACGGCGGCTGGGTGGGGACCACCTGGCATCCCGAGTTCGCCCGCGGCCCGGAGGGCAACATCCGCACCTGGGGCCAGCTCGGCCTGACGGGCGAGTGGGCGGACAAGCCGATCCACGTCCGGATCATGAGTCTGCAATACGACCCGACCAACACACTCTGCCGGCTCCTCCTCAAGGGCAGCGACAAGTGGAACGAAACCCTCACGCAGTATTGCCAGTATGTGCGCCCCGACGGGAAACTCGGCATCGGCGCACAGGATCTGGTCGACGATACCGGCAGGGACCCCTACAGCATCGGCGTGAGCAACCTCGCCTTTCTCACCCCCGAGACGAAGGCGCTGCCGCTGGCGGTCGCCGATGCCGGCCCTTACATCGCGCCCACCATCGAGAACGTCCAGGACCGGAGCTATTACCTGCACAGCAACAATTATTTTTATATCAACCGCGAACCGGGCAAGCCGGTGGACCCGAAGGTCCGGGAGTTCATCCGCTACATCCTGAGCCGCCAGGGACAGGAGGCGGTCGTGCGCGACGGCAAGCTGCTGCCGCTGCCGGCCGACGCCGTCCGCGAACAACTGAAAAAACTCGAATGA
- a CDS encoding substrate-binding domain-containing protein: MKIKTTIMLLTVLAVARTASGADGDKVSTGLAMQEARAAGLKTKGKKAYYPADQWNLSDLPAYQPKAPVTGTIRMWGSNYITDGNLGEYWEKAFQKFHPGVKFEYNMLTTRAAVPSLVFGVSDLGIGRKITTEELQLYQRYKNHDPVEITIATGSYNVTGWQPAFGIVVSKDNPLAKITMEQLDGIYGAERLGGWVGTDWHPEFARGPEKNIRTWGQLGLTGEWANKEITPYGLNQRYHQAVEISDWILQGSDKWNEHLRIYANYVGADDGKGSSMGFGRLKRGLNDDLVRDRYGIAYVAAPVGKNLPPELKALEVARTADGPYYAYTMENLRSRKYPLVDEIYAYADGATGPALDPKVREFLRFIVSREGQAEVMRDGKYLPLTAEVCREMQKKLE, translated from the coding sequence ATGAAAATCAAAACCACCATCATGCTGCTGACCGTGCTCGCCGTGGCCCGCACGGCGTCTGGCGCCGACGGCGACAAGGTTTCCACCGGTCTCGCCATGCAGGAAGCGCGCGCCGCGGGCCTCAAGACCAAGGGCAAGAAGGCCTACTATCCCGCCGACCAGTGGAATCTCTCCGACCTGCCCGCCTACCAGCCGAAGGCGCCGGTCACCGGCACCATCCGGATGTGGGGCAGCAACTACATCACCGACGGCAACCTCGGCGAATACTGGGAGAAGGCGTTCCAGAAATTCCACCCCGGGGTGAAGTTCGAATACAACATGCTGACCACCCGCGCGGCCGTGCCGTCGCTGGTGTTCGGCGTCTCGGACCTCGGCATCGGCCGCAAGATCACCACCGAGGAACTCCAGCTCTACCAGCGCTACAAGAACCACGACCCGGTCGAGATCACCATCGCCACGGGCTCCTACAATGTCACGGGCTGGCAGCCGGCTTTCGGCATCGTGGTGTCGAAGGACAATCCGCTGGCAAAAATCACCATGGAGCAGCTCGACGGCATCTACGGCGCCGAACGGCTGGGCGGCTGGGTCGGCACCGACTGGCATCCCGAATTCGCCCGTGGTCCCGAGAAGAACATCCGCACCTGGGGCCAGCTCGGCCTGACCGGCGAGTGGGCGAACAAGGAGATCACGCCCTACGGCCTGAACCAGCGCTACCACCAGGCGGTGGAGATTTCCGACTGGATCCTGCAGGGCAGCGACAAGTGGAATGAGCACCTCCGCATCTACGCGAACTACGTCGGCGCCGATGACGGCAAGGGTAGCTCGATGGGCTTCGGCCGGTTGAAGCGCGGGCTCAACGACGACTTGGTCAGGGACCGCTACGGCATCGCCTACGTGGCCGCGCCCGTCGGCAAGAACCTGCCGCCGGAGCTGAAGGCGCTCGAGGTCGCGCGCACGGCGGACGGGCCCTATTACGCCTACACGATGGAGAACCTGCGCAGCCGGAAGTATCCGCTGGTCGACGAGATCTACGCCTACGCCGACGGCGCCACCGGCCCGGCGCTCGACCCGAAGGTGCGCGAGTTCCTCCGCTTCATCGTGAGCCGCGAGGGCCAGGCCGAGGTGATGCGCGACGGCAAATACCTGCCGCTCACCGCCGAGGTCTGCCGCGAAATGCAGAAGAAACTCGAATGA
- a CDS encoding substrate-binding domain-containing protein produces MKSFPSSFRRSLFALLAAAACFGCGLSGAAADERLPAYTPPAGPNKGILRVFGAGLHGLMNAWEAGYMKHNPDVRIADNPGGSDAAIGALQHGTAEIAVFGRELELNDYLGFFEDKGYNPTEVTIASGTYDVPGGSWALIIFVNKENPLAQLTMQQLDGIFGSERTGGYEGYVWKPENGRTAKENIRTWGQLGLTGEWANREIQTYGYAAGGMAHFFEIEVLKGSNKWNGNYRQYVENGTKILTPGRESSGVLAMLAELEKDKSGIAWAGMPQWNQVPQITGIKAIALARSPGGPFVAPSKATLTDRTYPLTRSIYICLDKEPGRPLSPKVKDFMKYILSEEGQEIVHQNTTYLPLPAAVVREQLKKLE; encoded by the coding sequence ATGAAATCATTCCCCTCTTCATTCCGGCGCAGCTTGTTCGCGCTGCTCGCGGCCGCTGCTTGCTTCGGCTGCGGCCTCAGCGGCGCGGCCGCCGACGAGCGGCTGCCCGCCTACACGCCCCCCGCCGGGCCCAACAAGGGCATCCTGCGCGTCTTCGGCGCCGGGCTGCACGGCCTCATGAACGCCTGGGAAGCCGGCTACATGAAGCACAATCCCGACGTGCGGATCGCCGACAACCCCGGCGGCAGCGATGCCGCCATCGGCGCGCTCCAGCACGGCACGGCGGAGATCGCGGTCTTCGGCCGCGAGCTCGAGTTGAACGACTACCTGGGCTTCTTCGAGGACAAGGGTTACAACCCGACCGAGGTCACCATCGCCAGCGGCACCTACGATGTGCCGGGCGGGAGCTGGGCGCTGATCATTTTCGTCAACAAGGAGAATCCGCTCGCGCAGCTGACCATGCAGCAGCTCGACGGCATCTTCGGCTCCGAGCGCACCGGCGGTTACGAGGGCTACGTGTGGAAACCCGAAAACGGGCGCACTGCGAAGGAGAACATCCGCACGTGGGGCCAGCTCGGCCTGACCGGCGAGTGGGCAAACCGGGAAATCCAGACCTACGGCTACGCCGCCGGCGGCATGGCGCACTTCTTCGAGATCGAGGTCCTGAAGGGTTCCAACAAGTGGAACGGCAACTACCGCCAATACGTCGAGAACGGCACCAAGATCCTCACCCCCGGCCGCGAGTCCTCCGGCGTGCTGGCCATGCTGGCCGAGCTCGAGAAGGACAAATCCGGCATCGCCTGGGCGGGCATGCCGCAGTGGAACCAGGTGCCGCAGATCACGGGCATCAAGGCCATCGCGCTGGCGCGTTCGCCCGGCGGCCCGTTCGTCGCGCCGAGCAAGGCGACGCTCACCGACCGCACCTATCCGCTGACCCGCAGCATCTACATCTGCCTCGACAAGGAGCCCGGCCGTCCGCTTTCGCCCAAGGTGAAGGACTTCATGAAATACATCCTGAGCGAGGAAGGGCAGGAGATTGTGCACCAGAACACCACCTATCTCCCGCTGCCCGCCGCGGTGGTCCGCGAGCAGCTCAAGAAGCTCGAATAA
- a CDS encoding substrate-binding domain-containing protein, which translates to MKAFRTPIALLAVAGCLASAISIQAQSAAEVQKNLELFRLNPKYAGDYRSYADGRFNLNDLPAYQPRQAVSGWIKIHGAATLAQGRLAKLWEEGFIKFHPDVHFSYYLPTTEVALTPLYYHQADISLVHELGFYDILPYERVLNSQPLRIAAFTGSFDMTGYAPAYKIIVNKANPLTKITIDQLDAIFGAARDGGWVGTAWRIDLARGKEKNIRNWGQLGLTGDWAGHAIRPHGFSMRDPAGVSFNDRVMKGSDKWNEQIMTYGPRFDPAGRPVSVEEQLNRAVAADKYAIAYTLGGVDSPDVKVLSVAPASSGDYVALTPESVQSRQYPFFREGAIFVNLRPNGKLEPLVEEFLRYVLSRDGQSQVQHDGKYLPLNRETVEAQVGVVDAVGVHAVVAAPPKDANAEATLRTQALRAVAIAKRGEQRMYPPDQFDLSDLPPYKPKAILDGWIRIHGLNYIETGKLRKYWEEAFAKVQPGIKISWFLPTSAVGYASLYYNTADLLLGARRGLSDSLAYEKIMGRQPFAIQSNTGSFDLPGWANTPVIIVNDKNPLSKISMEQLDGVFGAERNGGWEGTTWHPEYARGPEKNIRTWGQLGLTGEWADKPIHVYGFNLRYNTSEGFSDRILHGSDKWNEDLVATGNFAKSDGKRVVGGDFIARAVAEDPYAIAYTNYSEEYKQPGDKVLDLAEKTAGPYVKLSIENARNRTYPMVNSNAFFMNETPGTPMNPLVKEFLSFILSREGQAEVQRDGKHLPLTAAIIAREREKLEKGWGSEP; encoded by the coding sequence ATGAAAGCCTTCCGAACCCCCATCGCCCTGCTTGCTGTGGCCGGCTGTCTGGCTTCCGCCATCTCCATCCAGGCGCAATCCGCGGCCGAGGTGCAGAAGAACCTCGAACTGTTCCGTCTCAACCCGAAATATGCGGGCGACTACCGGTCCTACGCCGACGGCCGGTTCAACCTGAACGACCTGCCCGCCTACCAGCCCAGGCAGGCCGTCTCGGGCTGGATCAAGATCCACGGGGCCGCCACCCTGGCGCAGGGCCGGCTGGCCAAACTCTGGGAGGAAGGCTTCATCAAGTTCCACCCCGACGTCCATTTCTCATATTACCTGCCGACCACCGAGGTGGCGCTCACGCCGCTCTATTACCACCAGGCGGACATTTCCTTGGTCCACGAACTGGGCTTCTACGACATCCTGCCGTATGAGCGCGTCCTCAATTCGCAGCCGCTGCGCATCGCGGCCTTCACCGGTTCCTTCGACATGACCGGCTACGCTCCGGCCTACAAGATCATCGTCAACAAGGCGAATCCGCTGACGAAGATCACGATCGACCAGCTCGACGCAATCTTCGGCGCGGCGCGCGACGGCGGCTGGGTCGGCACGGCGTGGCGCATCGACCTGGCCCGCGGCAAGGAAAAGAACATCCGCAACTGGGGCCAGCTGGGCCTCACGGGTGATTGGGCGGGCCACGCGATCCGGCCGCACGGCTTCAGCATGCGGGACCCGGCGGGCGTGTCCTTCAACGACCGCGTCATGAAGGGCAGCGACAAATGGAACGAGCAGATCATGACCTATGGCCCGCGCTTCGATCCGGCCGGCCGGCCGGTTTCGGTCGAGGAGCAGCTCAACCGCGCGGTCGCCGCCGACAAATACGCCATCGCCTACACCCTGGGCGGCGTCGATTCGCCCGACGTCAAGGTGCTCAGCGTCGCGCCGGCTTCCTCCGGCGACTATGTGGCGCTCACGCCCGAATCGGTGCAGTCCCGCCAGTATCCGTTTTTCCGCGAGGGCGCGATCTTCGTCAACCTGCGGCCGAACGGGAAACTGGAACCCCTGGTCGAGGAATTCCTGCGCTATGTGCTGAGCCGCGACGGCCAAAGCCAGGTGCAGCACGACGGAAAGTATCTGCCCCTCAACCGGGAGACGGTCGAGGCGCAGGTCGGGGTCGTCGATGCCGTCGGCGTCCATGCGGTGGTGGCCGCCCCGCCGAAGGACGCGAATGCGGAGGCGACGCTGCGGACGCAGGCCCTCCGCGCGGTCGCCATCGCCAAGCGCGGCGAGCAAAGGATGTATCCGCCGGACCAGTTCGACCTGAGCGACCTCCCGCCCTACAAGCCGAAGGCGATCCTCGACGGCTGGATCCGCATCCACGGCCTGAACTACATTGAAACCGGAAAGCTCAGGAAATACTGGGAGGAGGCCTTCGCCAAGGTGCAGCCGGGCATCAAGATCTCGTGGTTCCTGCCCACCAGCGCCGTCGGCTACGCCTCGCTCTACTATAATACGGCCGATCTGCTGCTGGGCGCCCGGCGCGGTTTGAGCGACAGTCTCGCGTATGAAAAGATCATGGGCCGCCAGCCGTTCGCGATCCAGTCCAACACCGGGTCGTTCGACCTGCCGGGCTGGGCCAACACGCCGGTCATCATCGTCAATGACAAGAACCCGCTCTCGAAGATCAGCATGGAACAGCTGGACGGCGTGTTCGGCGCGGAGCGCAATGGCGGCTGGGAAGGCACCACCTGGCATCCGGAATACGCCCGCGGGCCGGAGAAGAACATCCGGACGTGGGGCCAGCTCGGCCTCACCGGCGAATGGGCTGACAAGCCCATCCACGTCTACGGCTTCAACCTTCGCTACAATACCTCCGAGGGCTTCTCGGACCGCATCCTGCACGGCAGCGACAAATGGAACGAGGACCTGGTCGCCACCGGCAACTTTGCCAAGTCCGACGGCAAGCGCGTCGTGGGCGGCGACTTCATCGCCCGCGCCGTGGCCGAGGATCCCTACGCGATCGCCTACACCAACTACAGCGAGGAATACAAGCAGCCCGGCGACAAGGTGCTGGACCTGGCCGAGAAGACCGCGGGACCCTACGTGAAGCTGAGCATCGAGAATGCCCGCAACCGGACCTACCCGATGGTCAACTCCAACGCCTTCTTCATGAACGAAACCCCCGGCACGCCGATGAACCCGCTGGTGAAGGAATTCCTGAGCTTCATCCTGAGTCGCGAGGGCCAGGCCGAGGTGCAGCGCGACGGCAAGCACCTGCCGCTGACCGCGGCGATCATCGCGCGCGAGCGCGAAAAGCTGGAAAAAGGGTGGGGCAGCGAACCCTGA
- a CDS encoding substrate-binding domain-containing protein yields the protein MKIFRVAAGIAALFTAAGALGAQNSALPDYQPGAPVSGVIRISSGKVYGAKLLANWEAGFRKFHPDARFEISYGKGSGAPLRVLCSKQSDVALMGREMTPLECVGYYREFTNDPLTITAATGSYIALDKTMALVVIVHPDNPLASLTLEQLDGIFGEQRAGGYEGQYWRTDRARGPEKNLRTWGQLGLKGEWADKPIQTYGYDILRNGFSFFFSQQVLHGGDKWNPNLTEFGFSIANGEMGIKGASHLKGSAPLVEAVAANRYSIGFCTAGDLAPSVRALALAPAGGAPVAPSKENVISRAYPLTRSIYLILNRPAGAEIEPKLREFLRYVLSRQGQDAVAHEGDYLPLPAAVVRENLQKLE from the coding sequence ATGAAAATATTCCGGGTGGCCGCAGGGATCGCCGCGTTGTTCACGGCCGCGGGTGCGCTCGGCGCGCAGAATTCCGCGCTGCCCGATTATCAGCCGGGCGCGCCGGTGTCCGGCGTGATCCGGATTTCCAGCGGCAAGGTCTACGGGGCGAAGCTGCTGGCGAACTGGGAGGCGGGCTTCCGGAAGTTTCATCCCGACGCGCGTTTTGAAATCAGCTACGGCAAGGGCTCCGGCGCGCCGCTGCGCGTGCTGTGTTCCAAGCAGTCGGATGTCGCCCTGATGGGCCGCGAGATGACGCCGCTGGAATGCGTGGGCTATTACCGGGAGTTCACCAACGACCCGCTGACCATCACCGCGGCGACGGGCTCCTACATCGCCCTCGACAAGACGATGGCGCTGGTCGTCATCGTGCACCCCGACAACCCGCTCGCGAGCCTGACCTTGGAGCAGCTTGACGGCATTTTCGGCGAGCAGCGCGCGGGCGGTTACGAGGGACAGTATTGGCGGACCGACCGTGCGCGCGGCCCGGAGAAAAACCTCCGCACGTGGGGCCAGCTCGGGTTGAAAGGCGAGTGGGCGGACAAGCCCATCCAGACCTACGGCTACGACATCCTGCGCAACGGCTTCTCCTTTTTCTTCAGCCAGCAGGTGCTGCACGGCGGTGACAAATGGAACCCCAATCTCACCGAATTCGGCTTCAGCATCGCCAACGGAGAGATGGGCATCAAGGGGGCCTCCCACCTCAAGGGCTCCGCCCCGCTGGTCGAGGCCGTCGCTGCCAACCGCTACAGCATCGGCTTCTGCACCGCCGGCGACCTGGCGCCCAGTGTCCGCGCGCTGGCCCTCGCCCCGGCGGGCGGCGCCCCGGTCGCACCGAGCAAGGAAAACGTGATCAGCCGCGCCTACCCGTTGACGCGGTCGATTTACCTGATCCTCAACCGCCCCGCCGGCGCGGAGATCGAGCCGAAGCTGCGGGAATTCCTGCGCTACGTCCTGAGCCGCCAGGGGCAGGATGCCGTGGCCCACGAAGGCGACTACCTGCCGCTGCCCGCCGCGGTTGTCCGCGAAAACCTCCAGAAACTCGAGTAA
- a CDS encoding substrate-binding domain-containing protein, giving the protein MKLPLLKSLIPVSTLALAAAAHAEEWDLSSLPHYQPRQQVSGTIRMGGAQMAGLVAIWEKAFQQRQPGIKFANELPSSDVAMAGMIMGTADIAPCGREPALEEILGFTEKYSYDVTPIVVGSGAWNTPGGSSWSPVVFVSQDNPLTQLTLKQLDGIFGAERTGGYEENSALFVARNARGPDKNIRTWGQLGLTGEWKDKPIQTYGYSHTGMRHFFELRVFGGGDKWNPNYREYAESGTKMVADGSGTGSHDMLVALAHDKYGIGWSGNGHAASVPGLKAIALAKDDGSPYFAPTERNMQTHDYPLSRIVFMYVNRAPGQALDPKVKEFLRFILSQEGQDILAHNGLHLPLPEPMLLAQRKKLE; this is encoded by the coding sequence ATGAAACTCCCCCTGTTAAAATCACTCATCCCCGTATCCACCCTGGCCCTCGCTGCCGCTGCACATGCGGAAGAATGGGACCTCAGCTCCTTGCCTCACTACCAGCCCCGGCAGCAGGTCAGCGGCACCATCCGCATGGGCGGTGCGCAGATGGCCGGACTCGTGGCAATCTGGGAGAAGGCGTTTCAACAGCGTCAGCCTGGCATCAAATTTGCCAACGAGCTGCCGAGCAGCGATGTGGCCATGGCGGGCATGATCATGGGGACCGCCGACATCGCGCCGTGCGGACGCGAGCCCGCCTTGGAGGAAATCCTTGGGTTCACCGAGAAGTATTCCTACGACGTGACGCCGATCGTGGTCGGCTCCGGCGCCTGGAACACCCCGGGCGGCAGCAGCTGGTCGCCCGTGGTCTTTGTCAGCCAGGACAATCCGCTCACCCAGCTGACGCTGAAGCAGCTCGACGGGATCTTCGGCGCGGAGCGCACGGGCGGTTACGAGGAGAACAGCGCCCTTTTCGTGGCCCGCAACGCGCGCGGCCCGGATAAAAACATCCGCACGTGGGGTCAGCTCGGCCTCACCGGCGAGTGGAAGGACAAGCCCATCCAGACCTACGGCTATTCGCACACCGGCATGCGGCATTTCTTCGAGCTGCGGGTTTTCGGGGGCGGCGACAAGTGGAACCCCAACTACCGCGAGTATGCCGAGAGTGGCACGAAGATGGTGGCCGACGGCTCCGGCACCGGCAGCCACGACATGCTCGTCGCGCTGGCGCATGACAAATACGGCATCGGCTGGAGCGGCAACGGGCACGCCGCGAGCGTCCCGGGCCTGAAGGCCATCGCGCTGGCGAAGGACGACGGCAGCCCGTATTTTGCGCCGACCGAGCGCAACATGCAGACGCATGATTATCCGCTTTCGCGCATCGTCTTCATGTATGTCAACCGGGCCCCGGGCCAGGCGCTCGATCCGAAGGTGAAGGAGTTCCTGCGGTTCATCCTGAGCCAGGAAGGCCAGGACATCCTCGCCCACAACGGCCTGCACCTGCCGCTCCCGGAACCGATGCTGCTGGCCCAACGCAAGAAACTCGAGTGA
- a CDS encoding substrate-binding domain-containing protein has protein sequence MKIKPTRALCARALVFGLAVLGAAAAWAQALQTKEAIELQDLRSRMIAAKKAQVYYTGKRFDLDQLPHYTPAAEKLSGTIRIWGLNYLGDCMLGEYWAKGFRKYFPGVKIEYTLPTALTATSGLVAGTCDIGANRKMTFTELLQFERVFNHDPLEIPLATGSLNVTGWSDVMAVYVHKDNPVERLTLDQLDGIFGAERQGGWVGTVWHQEFARGPEKNLRTWGQLGLTGEWADRPIHPFSATVRYDTATKFSDAVLHGSDKWNEQTRMFGNYAGPNGRFVIWAELIAEGISGDLDGIGYCGAQNQTKDMKPVAIEAYPGGPFVLPTLETIQARTYPLFQANYWYINRAPGQPLDPKVREFLRYVLSQEGQAEVVRDGKYLPLNAGLVQAALKSLQ, from the coding sequence ATGAAGATCAAACCCACCCGCGCGCTGTGCGCCCGTGCCCTTGTCTTTGGCCTCGCCGTCCTCGGCGCCGCCGCAGCCTGGGCCCAGGCACTGCAGACGAAGGAAGCGATCGAGCTGCAGGATCTGCGCAGCCGGATGATCGCCGCGAAGAAGGCCCAGGTCTATTACACCGGCAAGCGCTTCGACCTGGACCAGCTGCCGCACTACACTCCCGCGGCCGAAAAACTCTCGGGCACGATCCGCATCTGGGGGCTCAATTACCTGGGCGACTGCATGCTGGGCGAGTATTGGGCGAAGGGGTTCCGCAAATATTTCCCCGGCGTTAAGATCGAATACACGCTGCCGACGGCGCTCACCGCCACCAGCGGGCTCGTGGCCGGCACGTGCGACATCGGGGCCAACCGCAAGATGACCTTCACCGAGCTGCTCCAGTTCGAGCGCGTATTCAACCACGACCCGCTGGAGATCCCGCTCGCCACCGGTTCGCTCAACGTCACCGGCTGGTCGGATGTGATGGCGGTCTACGTCCACAAGGACAATCCGGTCGAGCGGCTCACGCTGGACCAGCTCGACGGCATCTTCGGCGCCGAACGGCAGGGCGGGTGGGTGGGCACCGTGTGGCATCAGGAATTCGCCCGCGGCCCGGAGAAGAATCTCCGCACGTGGGGCCAGCTCGGCCTGACCGGTGAGTGGGCGGACCGGCCCATTCATCCCTTCAGCGCGACCGTCCGCTACGACACGGCCACGAAGTTCTCCGACGCGGTGCTCCACGGCAGCGACAAGTGGAACGAGCAGACCCGGATGTTCGGCAACTACGCCGGTCCAAACGGCAGGTTCGTGATCTGGGCGGAGCTGATCGCCGAGGGCATCTCGGGCGACCTGGACGGCATCGGCTACTGCGGGGCGCAGAACCAGACCAAGGACATGAAGCCGGTCGCCATCGAGGCCTACCCCGGCGGGCCCTTCGTGCTGCCCACGCTCGAGACCATCCAGGCGCGGACCTATCCGCTCTTCCAGGCGAACTACTGGTATATCAACCGCGCGCCCGGCCAGCCGCTCGACCCGAAGGTGCGGGAATTCCTGCGCTACGTCCTCAGCCAGGAAGGCCAGGCGGAGGTCGTGCGTGACGGCAAATATCTCCCGCTCAACGCCGGTCTCGTGCAGGCCGCCCTGAAATCACTCCAATGA